From Burkholderia sp. WP9, a single genomic window includes:
- a CDS encoding aldehyde dehydrogenase yields MKTQLIIDNEARDAQGGKIFHRYSPVTTELVTTGAAASVADAVAAADFAQLAFRTWCRVGPTERRRILLKAADILEGKREELRQRMASEIGASSLWADFNVMGSAALFREAAALTTQIQGETIPTDKPNTLSFTERQPAGVVLSIVPWNGPVLLAARAIAYPLACGNTVVFRASEVSPSTHLAVAESLYEAGLPAGVLNFVTCAPEDSPQVTDALIAHPAVRRVNFTGSTRVGRIIAEKSATHLKRCLLELGGKAPFVVLDDADIDAAVNAATFGAFLYQGQICMSTERFIVDEKIADEFVARFAARAKELPVGDPSGSAACVVGPLVSSESGKRINALLEDALSKGAQVLTGGPAEAAIMHPTIVDRVQPSMSIYDEETFGPITTVVRVSGVEHAIRVANDTEYGLSSAVFGRDVTRALDVARRIDAGCVHINGATVQNEAQAPYGGTKKSGYGRFDGRAVIDEFTELKWITIEPASQSYPF; encoded by the coding sequence TTGAAAACGCAACTCATCATAGACAACGAGGCGAGGGACGCACAGGGCGGCAAGATCTTTCATCGTTATAGCCCGGTCACCACCGAGCTTGTGACGACAGGCGCCGCGGCGTCGGTCGCAGACGCCGTCGCCGCGGCGGATTTCGCGCAACTGGCATTTCGCACCTGGTGCAGGGTCGGGCCCACCGAGCGCCGTCGTATTTTGCTAAAGGCCGCGGACATTCTAGAAGGCAAGCGAGAAGAACTGCGCCAGCGAATGGCGAGCGAAATCGGCGCGTCAAGTCTCTGGGCGGACTTCAACGTCATGGGCTCGGCCGCGCTCTTCAGAGAGGCGGCAGCGCTTACGACGCAGATTCAGGGCGAAACTATTCCGACTGACAAACCCAATACCCTGTCCTTCACGGAGCGACAGCCAGCGGGTGTGGTGCTTAGCATTGTTCCGTGGAACGGTCCTGTGCTCCTCGCTGCGCGTGCCATCGCCTATCCGCTAGCTTGTGGCAATACGGTAGTGTTTCGTGCTTCGGAGGTAAGTCCGTCGACACATCTCGCAGTGGCAGAAAGCCTTTACGAAGCAGGGCTCCCGGCGGGTGTACTGAACTTTGTGACATGTGCTCCTGAAGATTCGCCGCAAGTCACCGATGCACTGATCGCTCATCCGGCTGTAAGGCGCGTCAATTTCACGGGATCGACCCGCGTAGGTCGAATCATTGCTGAGAAGTCGGCAACACATCTGAAACGTTGCCTACTCGAACTCGGCGGCAAAGCACCATTCGTCGTGCTCGACGACGCGGATATCGACGCCGCGGTCAACGCCGCAACGTTTGGCGCGTTCCTATATCAAGGCCAGATTTGCATGTCGACGGAGCGCTTCATTGTTGACGAGAAGATTGCCGACGAATTCGTCGCCCGGTTCGCGGCGCGTGCGAAAGAGCTTCCAGTCGGCGACCCATCCGGTAGTGCGGCCTGCGTGGTAGGACCACTGGTGTCCAGTGAGTCGGGCAAGCGAATCAACGCTCTCCTCGAAGATGCCCTTTCGAAGGGCGCGCAAGTCCTGACAGGCGGCCCTGCGGAAGCAGCAATCATGCATCCAACCATTGTTGACCGCGTTCAACCGTCCATGTCGATCTACGACGAGGAGACGTTCGGGCCGATTACCACAGTGGTACGCGTGTCGGGAGTTGAGCATGCCATTCGGGTGGCTAACGACACCGAATACGGATTATCTTCCGCTGTCTTTGGCCGGGACGTAACGCGCGCACTGGACGTTGCTCGCCGGATCGACGCTGGATGCGTGCACATCAACGGCGCCACCGTGCAAAACGAAGCTCAGGCACCTTATGGCGGGACGAAGAAGAGTGGCTATGGCCGATTCGACGGTCGTGCGGTGATCGACGAGTTCACCGAACTCAAGTGGATCACGATCGAACCAGCATCACAATCCTACCCGTTCTAA
- a CDS encoding NAD(P)-dependent alcohol dehydrogenase, producing the protein MSQSIRAAVVREAGSNLILESLTLGDPQPHEVVIKMVATGVCHTDMVVRDQLFTSPLPLVLGHEGAGIVHAVGSEVSNVTPGDHVVLTFMSCGHCDTRLSGHPAYCENMAPLNFGGAREDGTSGLCDCAGHPVHGHFFGQSSFSTYALANARNVVKVPKDIPLELLAPLGCGIQTGAGAVLNSLKVAPGSSFVAFGAGAVGLAAIMAARIAGATTIIAADIADNRLQLALELGATHIVNPQTVNPVEEVRKITGGGANFTLECSGRSQVLRQAVDSLAIFGTCGIVGATKIGTEVSLNINDVMIPSRRIMGIVQGDALPHRFIPTLIEFYRQGRFPFDRLIKHYRFDQINEAMADSESGVTIKPVLTFDEA; encoded by the coding sequence ATGAGCCAATCAATTAGGGCCGCGGTCGTTCGCGAGGCGGGAAGCAATCTCATACTTGAGAGCCTTACGCTTGGCGACCCGCAGCCTCACGAAGTCGTAATCAAGATGGTTGCGACAGGGGTCTGCCATACCGACATGGTGGTTCGCGACCAACTCTTCACCTCGCCGCTCCCGCTTGTACTCGGCCATGAAGGCGCCGGCATCGTTCACGCAGTCGGCAGCGAGGTATCCAACGTCACGCCCGGTGACCACGTCGTTCTAACGTTTATGTCGTGCGGGCATTGTGATACTCGCCTGTCAGGACATCCGGCTTATTGCGAAAACATGGCCCCGCTTAACTTCGGCGGTGCGCGCGAAGACGGCACGAGCGGACTGTGCGATTGCGCAGGCCACCCAGTACACGGACATTTCTTCGGTCAATCATCTTTTTCTACGTACGCGCTTGCTAATGCTCGAAACGTAGTGAAGGTACCCAAAGACATTCCCCTTGAACTTCTGGCGCCACTCGGTTGTGGCATCCAGACCGGCGCGGGTGCAGTGCTGAACTCGCTGAAGGTTGCCCCAGGATCGAGCTTCGTCGCATTCGGGGCCGGGGCAGTTGGTCTCGCCGCAATCATGGCTGCGCGCATCGCCGGCGCCACTACGATCATTGCAGCCGACATTGCCGACAACCGACTCCAACTCGCGCTTGAACTCGGTGCCACACACATCGTCAATCCCCAGACAGTCAATCCGGTCGAAGAGGTCCGCAAAATTACCGGAGGTGGCGCGAACTTTACGCTGGAATGCAGCGGCCGCTCCCAAGTCCTGCGCCAAGCAGTCGACAGCCTCGCCATCTTCGGTACATGCGGCATTGTGGGTGCCACAAAGATTGGTACTGAGGTTTCGCTCAATATCAACGATGTGATGATTCCAAGTCGCCGCATCATGGGGATTGTCCAAGGCGACGCACTACCTCATCGCTTCATTCCCACGCTCATCGAGTTTTATCGCCAAGGTCGTTTTCCGTTCGACCGACTTATCAAGCACTATCGATTCGATCAGATTAACGAAGCGATGGCGGACAGTGAGAGCGGCGTGACCATCAAGCCTGTACTCACGTTCGATGAAGCTTGA
- a CDS encoding LysR family transcriptional regulator: MELQDIDLNLLVVFNELLRQRRVSAVANTLGISQPAISNALNRLRKLLGDELFLRTSKGMIPTPLAETLAEPIGFALGAIYNTLNAKSNFDPTTSTRAFTLAMTDIGEIYFLPALMKRLAQVAPGVSVSTVRNHADTLSQEMETGRVDLAIGFLPDLKTGFFQRRLFKQRYVCIFRKGHPLAKTGMTPDAFWEAEHVSIVAEGTGHGMVDSAIQRAGVTRNLRLRVPHFVAVGHILQTTDLIAVVPEAYATRTLAPFGLESAPCPVKIPDISINVLWHARNHREPSNQWLRQLMVEEFSI; encoded by the coding sequence ATGGAACTTCAGGATATCGATCTCAATCTGCTCGTCGTGTTTAACGAGTTACTGCGACAGCGCCGCGTCTCCGCAGTCGCCAACACCTTGGGCATCTCTCAGCCGGCCATCAGCAACGCGCTGAACCGGTTGAGGAAACTCCTGGGGGATGAGCTATTCCTCAGAACATCAAAAGGGATGATTCCGACACCGCTCGCGGAGACACTTGCTGAGCCGATCGGATTCGCGCTGGGTGCGATTTACAACACACTTAACGCGAAATCAAACTTTGACCCGACCACGAGCACGCGTGCATTTACCCTGGCGATGACCGATATCGGCGAGATCTATTTTCTTCCTGCCCTCATGAAGAGGCTCGCCCAGGTCGCCCCTGGCGTCTCCGTCAGCACGGTACGCAATCACGCCGACACGTTGAGCCAGGAAATGGAGACAGGGCGCGTAGACCTCGCGATCGGATTTCTACCCGACCTCAAAACCGGTTTCTTCCAACGGCGCCTTTTCAAGCAAAGATATGTTTGTATTTTTCGCAAAGGGCATCCGCTGGCGAAGACGGGCATGACACCAGACGCATTCTGGGAAGCGGAGCATGTCTCCATTGTTGCAGAAGGCACCGGACATGGAATGGTCGACTCTGCCATTCAGCGTGCTGGCGTGACGCGCAATCTCCGCCTGAGAGTTCCGCATTTTGTAGCTGTAGGACACATCCTCCAGACGACGGATCTGATCGCCGTCGTCCCGGAAGCCTATGCAACGAGAACGCTTGCTCCATTCGGTCTTGAATCCGCCCCCTGCCCCGTGAAGATTCCAGATATTTCCATTAACGTGCTGTGGCATGCTCGCAATCATCGGGAACCGAGCAATCAATGGCTTCGGCAACTCATGGTTGAAGAGTTTTCAATCTGA
- a CDS encoding FAD-binding oxidoreductase: MEVSILPLHRVLDVRAGENLLEVFREHQIPISYSCMAGRCGTCRCRVTSGRVLVTGSGESNAPMRTGETVLACQTTLVEDCAIEIPEVDEVVVHPAKILKSTVLSIEDLTHDIKRLRLGLAKPLEYSPGQYANLQFSPQHIRPYSMAATQNDEEVEFHIRLVPGGRVTSYIANELKVGDSVRVSGPLGTAYLRRKNSAPVVCIAGGTGLAPILSILRGMAEARMANPVHVYFGVRSSIDVYGEPWLVELQSRLPKLKFHIVVASGHDVEGCRSGLVTQAVSDDWSDMRGWSAYIAGAPVMVDAASILLRQKGVEPGRIYADAFYSSGV, from the coding sequence ATGGAAGTATCAATTCTGCCTTTACACCGCGTCCTTGACGTGCGAGCAGGGGAAAACCTGCTGGAAGTGTTTCGTGAACATCAAATTCCGATCTCCTATAGCTGCATGGCTGGCCGCTGTGGTACGTGCCGCTGCCGTGTAACGTCCGGTCGCGTGCTCGTAACAGGCAGCGGTGAGTCGAACGCGCCTATGAGGACAGGCGAGACGGTACTTGCGTGCCAGACCACGCTCGTCGAGGACTGCGCAATCGAGATTCCAGAAGTGGATGAAGTTGTCGTTCATCCTGCAAAGATCCTCAAGTCGACTGTGCTCTCCATAGAAGACTTGACGCACGATATCAAGCGTTTGCGACTGGGACTGGCGAAGCCCCTCGAATATTCACCGGGTCAATATGCGAATCTGCAGTTTTCTCCACAGCATATACGTCCCTATTCGATGGCGGCGACGCAGAACGATGAGGAGGTCGAGTTTCATATCCGACTCGTTCCTGGTGGCCGCGTCACGTCGTACATCGCCAACGAACTGAAAGTTGGCGATTCGGTACGAGTGAGTGGGCCACTCGGCACTGCGTATCTGCGCCGCAAAAACTCTGCTCCTGTCGTTTGCATCGCTGGCGGCACCGGCCTTGCGCCAATCCTCTCGATCCTCCGGGGTATGGCGGAGGCGCGCATGGCTAACCCTGTGCACGTGTATTTCGGTGTTCGGTCGAGCATCGACGTGTACGGCGAACCGTGGTTGGTGGAGTTGCAGAGTCGTCTTCCCAAATTGAAGTTTCATATCGTAGTGGCGTCGGGTCATGACGTTGAGGGCTGCCGCAGTGGCCTGGTTACTCAAGCCGTGAGCGACGACTGGAGTGATATGCGTGGCTGGAGCGCCTACATTGCCGGCGCACCGGTGATGGTCGATGCGGCGTCGATATTACTCAGGCAGAAGGGAGTAGAACCTGGACGCATCTACGCCGACGCCTTTTATTCGAGTGGTGTTTGA
- a CDS encoding aromatic ring-hydroxylating dioxygenase subunit alpha, translating to MNEAPVVFKKSEWKGDGSSRIPFWAYTDDDVYRRELERFFYHGHWCYVALEAEIPNAGDFKRTVIGERSVIVSRAADGEIYAVENVCAHRGVRFCREKSGNRKDFTCPYHQWNYDLKGNLVGVPFRRGVKLDGKVNGGMPSDFDPKEHGLTKLKVAVRHGVVFASFDHDVSSLEEYLGPTILRYFDRVFDGRKLTILGYNRQRIPGNWKLMQENIKDPYHPGLLHTWFVTFGLWRADNKSELKMDEQFRHAAMISTRGAAGKSEVTSGVSSFKEQMNLSDDRILDIVKEDWWGEPTAVMMTLFPSVIIQQQVNSVSTRHIQPNGHGSFDFVWTHFGFEGDSEEMTRRRLRQANLFGPAGFVSADDGEVIEFSQEGFEQKPFHRTIAELGGREVGDSDHMVTETLIRGMYDYWRRVMEA from the coding sequence ATGAACGAGGCTCCCGTTGTATTCAAGAAGTCCGAATGGAAAGGTGACGGCTCGAGTCGCATCCCGTTCTGGGCATACACGGACGATGACGTCTATCGCCGAGAACTCGAGCGTTTCTTTTATCACGGCCACTGGTGTTACGTGGCACTAGAGGCGGAGATTCCAAACGCCGGCGATTTCAAGCGAACGGTCATCGGAGAGCGATCCGTTATCGTGAGTCGGGCTGCCGATGGTGAAATCTACGCGGTAGAGAATGTCTGTGCGCACCGCGGTGTTCGCTTCTGTCGGGAGAAGTCCGGCAACCGGAAGGATTTCACCTGCCCGTATCACCAGTGGAATTACGACCTCAAAGGGAACCTCGTCGGAGTTCCCTTTCGACGAGGCGTCAAACTTGACGGCAAGGTCAACGGTGGCATGCCGTCAGACTTCGATCCGAAAGAGCATGGTCTTACCAAGTTGAAGGTCGCAGTACGACATGGCGTAGTTTTCGCGTCATTCGATCATGACGTTAGCTCGCTTGAAGAGTACCTGGGTCCGACAATTCTTCGCTATTTCGATCGGGTTTTCGACGGCCGAAAACTGACCATTTTGGGCTACAACCGTCAACGCATTCCCGGAAACTGGAAGTTGATGCAAGAAAACATCAAGGACCCGTACCACCCTGGGTTGTTGCATACGTGGTTTGTTACGTTCGGTCTGTGGCGAGCGGATAACAAGTCGGAATTAAAGATGGATGAACAATTCCGCCATGCCGCCATGATTTCAACGCGTGGAGCCGCTGGGAAGAGCGAAGTCACATCTGGCGTCTCCAGCTTCAAGGAACAGATGAACCTCAGCGATGACAGGATCCTCGACATTGTCAAGGAAGATTGGTGGGGTGAACCGACTGCGGTGATGATGACGCTGTTTCCGAGCGTGATCATTCAACAGCAGGTCAATTCTGTCTCGACGCGACACATTCAGCCGAATGGGCACGGGTCGTTCGACTTCGTATGGACGCATTTCGGGTTTGAGGGTGACAGCGAAGAGATGACACGCCGTCGGCTTCGCCAGGCCAACCTCTTTGGCCCCGCGGGTTTTGTTTCCGCAGACGATGGCGAAGTGATCGAATTTTCGCAGGAAGGCTTCGAGCAGAAACCATTCCATCGAACGATTGCGGAGTTAGGTGGCCGCGAAGTTGGGGATTCCGATCACATGGTGACCGAGACACTCATTCGTGGGATGTACGACTACTGGCGTCGCGTCATGGAGGCCTGA
- a CDS encoding nuclear transport factor 2 family protein has protein sequence MLDFNTYQQLLALYSDYVAAVDNNEWEKWAEFFTEECVYKVQPRENYDSGYPLATLSFESRGMLKDRIYGMTETIFHDPYYQRHVVGAPRVLLVDAERIRSEANYAVFRTKPDEISTVYNVGRYIDTIRRTEDGLKFESRVCVFDSEMIANSLIYPI, from the coding sequence ATGCTTGATTTCAATACATATCAACAGTTGCTCGCGCTTTACTCCGACTACGTCGCTGCCGTCGACAACAACGAATGGGAAAAATGGGCGGAGTTCTTTACGGAAGAGTGCGTGTACAAAGTGCAGCCGCGCGAAAACTACGACAGCGGCTATCCGCTCGCGACACTCTCTTTCGAAAGCCGCGGCATGTTGAAGGATCGCATCTATGGCATGACGGAAACCATCTTTCACGATCCGTATTATCAGCGCCATGTCGTCGGCGCACCTAGGGTTCTTCTGGTCGATGCCGAACGTATCCGGTCCGAAGCAAACTATGCCGTGTTTCGAACGAAACCCGACGAGATCTCCACCGTTTATAACGTCGGGCGGTATATCGACACCATTCGTCGCACGGAAGACGGTCTGAAATTCGAATCGCGCGTTTGCGTATTCGATAGCGAGATGATCGCCAACTCGTTGATTTATCCGATTTGA
- a CDS encoding non-heme iron oxygenase ferredoxin subunit — translation MAQQWTKVIELVAVPNDDVVAVQANGKELAIYGVDGAVFATDNICTHGHARLCDGFLEGHEIECPLHQGRFDIRNGKAMCEPLTEDINVYPVKIEDGSVFVEI, via the coding sequence ATGGCACAACAATGGACCAAGGTCATTGAACTAGTCGCGGTGCCGAACGACGACGTTGTCGCGGTACAAGCCAATGGTAAGGAGTTGGCGATCTACGGCGTAGACGGAGCCGTGTTTGCAACAGACAACATCTGTACGCACGGACACGCCCGGCTATGTGATGGCTTTCTGGAGGGGCACGAAATCGAGTGTCCGCTGCATCAAGGTCGCTTCGACATACGGAATGGCAAAGCGATGTGTGAGCCACTGACCGAGGACATCAACGTATATCCGGTAAAGATTGAGGATGGCAGCGTCTTCGTCGAAATCTAG
- the gtdA gene encoding gentisate 1,2-dioxygenase, whose protein sequence is MTANTQSEQRAAYYGQIAQQKLSPLWESLHNLVPKQPKPTAVAAIWKYAKIRDLVLQSGSLISAEEAVRRVLILENPGLPGKSSMTSNLYAGLQLILPGEIAPSHRHTQSALRFIVEGETAWTAVNGERTTMRPGDFIITPSWTWHDHGNLSTEEGGVPVVWLDGLDIPLVAHMDAGFAENFPKATQPVTRPEGDSFARYGHNMLPMRHTSTDPTSPIFSYPYERSREALDRLHRNGEHDEWDGVKLRYVNPATGGFPMPTIATFMQFLPAGFRGRSYRSTDSTVYSVVEGRGVAHIGDETFAFEPHDVFVAPSWMPVRLDADTDAVLFSYSDRPVLSALNLLREERV, encoded by the coding sequence GTGACCGCAAATACGCAATCCGAACAACGCGCGGCTTACTACGGGCAGATCGCTCAACAAAAGTTGTCGCCCCTATGGGAGTCTCTGCACAATCTTGTGCCGAAGCAGCCCAAGCCAACGGCTGTGGCGGCGATCTGGAAATACGCGAAGATCCGCGATCTGGTATTGCAGTCCGGCTCGCTGATCAGTGCGGAGGAAGCCGTACGTCGCGTGCTGATACTCGAGAATCCTGGGCTACCGGGAAAGTCGAGCATGACTTCGAACCTTTACGCAGGCCTGCAACTTATTCTTCCTGGCGAAATTGCACCGAGCCACCGTCATACCCAATCGGCTCTGCGGTTCATCGTTGAAGGTGAAACAGCGTGGACTGCAGTCAACGGTGAGCGCACGACGATGCGTCCAGGCGACTTCATCATTACGCCATCCTGGACCTGGCATGACCATGGCAATTTGTCGACCGAGGAAGGCGGGGTTCCCGTGGTTTGGCTTGATGGCCTTGATATCCCGCTTGTGGCGCACATGGACGCCGGGTTTGCGGAAAACTTTCCCAAGGCGACGCAGCCGGTTACGCGTCCGGAGGGGGATAGCTTTGCGCGCTATGGTCACAACATGTTGCCGATGCGTCACACGTCTACCGATCCGACTTCACCGATTTTCAGCTATCCGTATGAACGCAGCCGCGAAGCGCTAGACCGTCTGCATCGGAACGGGGAGCACGACGAATGGGACGGTGTGAAGCTGCGCTATGTGAATCCGGCCACTGGCGGATTTCCAATGCCGACGATCGCGACCTTCATGCAATTCCTTCCGGCAGGTTTCCGCGGTAGATCCTATCGCAGCACTGATTCGACTGTGTACTCCGTTGTAGAGGGGCGCGGAGTGGCGCATATCGGCGACGAAACTTTTGCTTTTGAGCCGCATGACGTGTTTGTCGCACCGTCGTGGATGCCGGTACGCCTTGACGCAGACACCGATGCGGTTTTGTTCAGTTACTCCGATCGCCCGGTGCTGAGCGCGTTGAATTTGCTGCGCGAAGAGCGTGTTTGA
- a CDS encoding fumarylacetoacetate hydrolase family protein, whose product MAFVFPPEAPVAVPVAGSDDSFAVRRVYCVGRNYAAHAREMGFDPDREPPFFFCKPADAVVPVAYGETLELEYPSQTSNYHYEAELVAVIGKGGSDIALDNALDHVWGYAVGLDMTRRDLQMKMREMGRPWELGKAFDRSAPMGPIHPVEKVGHFESASLWLTVNGETKQKSDVSHLIWSVAETVAYLSQFFRLEPGDVIFTGTPEGVGAVKAGDTMKVGVEKLGELTVRVI is encoded by the coding sequence ATGGCATTCGTTTTCCCACCCGAGGCGCCAGTCGCCGTTCCGGTCGCCGGTAGCGACGACAGCTTTGCCGTGCGGCGTGTCTATTGTGTCGGCCGCAATTATGCAGCGCACGCGCGGGAAATGGGATTTGATCCCGACCGCGAACCGCCGTTTTTCTTCTGCAAGCCGGCTGACGCGGTTGTGCCGGTTGCATACGGCGAAACGCTGGAGCTTGAATACCCGAGTCAAACGTCCAACTATCACTATGAAGCGGAACTCGTTGCGGTGATAGGCAAAGGGGGTTCGGATATCGCGCTCGATAATGCACTCGACCATGTGTGGGGCTATGCGGTCGGTCTGGATATGACGCGTCGTGATTTGCAGATGAAAATGCGCGAAATGGGTCGGCCGTGGGAACTCGGCAAGGCGTTTGATCGCTCCGCGCCGATGGGGCCGATCCATCCGGTCGAGAAAGTAGGCCACTTCGAGAGCGCCAGTTTATGGCTCACGGTCAACGGTGAGACCAAGCAAAAGAGTGATGTTTCCCATCTCATCTGGTCGGTCGCGGAAACCGTCGCTTATCTGTCGCAGTTCTTCCGGCTCGAACCAGGCGATGTGATCTTCACGGGCACGCCTGAGGGGGTCGGCGCGGTTAAGGCGGGCGATACGATGAAAGTTGGAGTGGAGAAACTCGGCGAACTGACCGTACGCGTTATTTGA
- the maiA gene encoding maleylacetoacetate isomerase — MQLYSFFNSSTSYRLRIALALKGLDYSYKPVNIRTGGHRDAQYVAEINPSASVPALVDGEFHLGQSLAIIDYLDAQHPEPRLIPADVHERARVLEMSYLIACDIHPVNNLRVLRYLQDELKVTPEQKNAWYRHWIAEGMAGVERLLARAADEAAADGSAGPWCFGAQPTLADVCLVPQFANAQRMGCDMSEYRRSLAICEHANAHPAFDRAKPQNQPDYVTS, encoded by the coding sequence ATGCAACTCTACAGTTTTTTCAATAGTTCGACGTCGTACCGGCTACGCATCGCACTCGCATTGAAGGGTCTGGATTATTCGTACAAGCCCGTGAACATTCGGACCGGAGGACACCGTGACGCCCAGTATGTCGCTGAAATCAACCCGTCCGCGTCGGTTCCCGCTTTGGTCGATGGTGAGTTTCACCTCGGGCAGTCGCTCGCGATCATTGACTATCTCGATGCGCAGCATCCCGAGCCACGCCTGATTCCAGCAGATGTGCACGAGCGGGCACGTGTACTTGAAATGTCGTACCTGATTGCGTGCGATATTCATCCTGTCAACAACCTTCGTGTGCTGCGATATCTGCAAGATGAACTGAAGGTAACACCGGAACAAAAAAATGCGTGGTATCGGCATTGGATTGCCGAGGGTATGGCAGGCGTAGAACGTTTGCTCGCACGAGCGGCAGATGAAGCGGCGGCGGATGGTTCTGCCGGTCCATGGTGCTTCGGCGCGCAACCGACACTGGCCGATGTATGTCTCGTGCCGCAGTTCGCGAATGCACAGCGTATGGGCTGCGACATGAGCGAGTATCGGCGCAGTCTGGCAATCTGTGAACACGCAAACGCGCATCCAGCTTTTGATCGTGCGAAACCGCAAAACCAACCTGATTACGTAACGAGTTGA
- a CDS encoding LysR family transcriptional regulator produces the protein MDTLQNMRIFKQVVEYASFTTAAKHLDMATAQVSRAVSELEVRLRTRLLHRTTRRIALTEAGERYLARCNKILMYVDEAEAEASDAHMTASGKLRLHSLTSFGLRYLVPIIARYHDGHPSVEVDLTLSQHLPDLIEEGYDITITLSADLPDSALVSQRLGSVHSILCASPEYLRRNGTPVELSDLAQHKCLYVLAPTGQTDRWTFSGPDGEEMFDLGPAPLRVNIPEALSIAVKEGMGIGLVPALTAIPLLKSGALRRVLPDYTAQHLTIYALYPSRQYLDAKVRTWVDFVRQELTPELDSDFDLLRTLGPDL, from the coding sequence GTGGACACGCTTCAAAATATGCGCATATTCAAACAGGTCGTGGAATATGCGAGTTTTACTACCGCGGCTAAGCACCTCGATATGGCCACGGCGCAGGTTTCGCGTGCTGTTTCTGAGCTTGAGGTGCGTTTGCGCACTCGCCTCCTGCACCGTACGACGCGTCGCATTGCGCTTACGGAAGCGGGCGAGCGCTATCTCGCACGCTGCAACAAGATTCTGATGTACGTGGATGAAGCGGAAGCCGAGGCAAGTGACGCACATATGACCGCGTCGGGAAAGCTCAGACTGCATTCACTGACAAGCTTTGGTTTGCGATATCTGGTGCCGATCATCGCCAGATATCACGACGGTCACCCCTCTGTCGAGGTCGACCTCACGCTATCCCAGCATCTTCCCGATTTGATTGAGGAAGGTTACGACATAACGATTACGCTTTCCGCAGACTTGCCGGATTCGGCGCTGGTCTCCCAGCGATTGGGGAGTGTCCACAGCATTCTCTGCGCTTCTCCGGAATATTTGCGACGCAATGGCACACCGGTCGAACTATCGGACCTCGCTCAGCACAAGTGCCTTTACGTTCTCGCGCCGACGGGGCAAACCGACCGTTGGACTTTCAGCGGCCCTGACGGCGAGGAAATGTTTGACCTTGGACCTGCGCCCCTGAGGGTCAATATTCCAGAGGCGCTATCCATCGCTGTAAAGGAGGGGATGGGGATTGGTTTGGTGCCGGCACTCACGGCAATTCCGTTGCTCAAATCCGGTGCGCTTCGGCGCGTGCTGCCTGACTACACCGCGCAGCATTTAACTATCTATGCGCTGTATCCGTCTCGCCAGTATTTAGATGCGAAGGTTCGGACCTGGGTGGATTTTGTGCGGCAGGAACTCACTCCAGAGCTGGATTCCGACTTCGATTTGCTCAGAACACTTGGTCCGGATTTGTAA